The proteins below come from a single Mytilus edulis chromosome 5, xbMytEdul2.2, whole genome shotgun sequence genomic window:
- the LOC139525025 gene encoding mucin-2-like has protein sequence MQYFGFVLFVLLSVICVGEGHFWGRSRRTHRWRPGTKDMEGSCTFDLPCDVETETFKAKIHIRGFVKSAEVAGPFSVTRHGFFKHGFYIRNNENLLQGSNEVAFTARYWGWLKPRYRCSLICYSCITTPPPPPPTPTTTPTPTPQPTTTPTPTPQPTTTPTPTPQPTTTPTPQPTTTPTPTPQPTTTPTPQPTTTPTPTPQPTTTPTPTPQPTPSTSTTETPPVVNIDVK, from the exons ATGCAGTATTTTGGATTTGTTCTCTTCGTTCTCCTGTCAGTAATATGTGTTGGTGAAGGTCACTTTTGGGGTAGAAGTAGAAGAACACACCGATGGAGACCTGGAACTAAAGATATGGAAGGATCTTGTACTTTTGATCTCCCATGTGACGTtgaaacagaaacatttaaaGCTAAAATTCACATTCGCGGATTCGTAAAATCTGCAGAG GTTGCAGGACCGTTCAGTGTAACGCGCCATGGATTCTTTAAACATGGATTTTACATCAGAAACAACGAAAACTTACTTCAAGGATCAAATGAAGTGGCCTTTACTGCGCGGTATTGGGGGTGGTTGAAACCGAGGTACCGTTGTTCACTCATATGCTACTCTTGTATCACAACGCCACCACCTCCGCCACCAACACCAACAACTACGCCAACACCAACACCACAACCAACAACTACGCCAACACCAACACCACAACCAACAACTACACCAACGCCAACACCACAACCAACAACTACGCCAACACCACAACCAACAACTACGCCAACACCAACACCACAACCAACAACTACGCCAACACCACAACCAACAACTACGCCAACACCAACACCACAACCAACAACTACGCCAACACCAACACCACAACCAACGCCAAGCACCTCGACAACAGAAACACCACCAGTTGTCAATATTGATGTTAAATaa